In one Sphingobacterium daejeonense genomic region, the following are encoded:
- a CDS encoding enoyl-CoA hydratase/isomerase family protein — protein sequence MNYNFIKTEIKDHVFTLTLDREAKRNAFTPTTVNEIAHALKRANDNDDIHVLVLKANGPVFCAGMDLKTFQNKELDTPNPEIKNQDISLGEVFDNFNKPSIAVVQGDVIAGGFLYILGCTYVFAKTDLNFRLPEIALRIFRFK from the coding sequence ATGAATTATAATTTCATAAAAACTGAGATAAAAGATCATGTATTTACTTTGACATTAGACAGGGAGGCTAAACGCAATGCTTTTACGCCTACAACTGTTAATGAAATTGCGCATGCTCTAAAGCGAGCAAATGACAATGATGATATCCATGTTTTGGTGTTGAAAGCAAATGGCCCTGTATTCTGTGCGGGAATGGATCTAAAGACCTTTCAAAATAAGGAATTGGATACTCCCAATCCAGAAATTAAAAATCAAGATATTTCATTAGGTGAGGTATTCGATAATTTCAACAAACCTTCTATTGCGGTTGTACAAGGAGATGTAATAGCGGGTGGATTTTTATATATCTTGGGCTGTACCTATGTTTTTGCCAAGACTGACCTAAATTTTAGGCTTCCAGAAATAGCATTACGTATTTTCCGTTTCAAGTGA
- a CDS encoding segregation and condensation protein A has protein sequence MTYYCFFIERDELNIHDIPISKITDDFLAYIQHMQALNIELASEFIFVASTLMRIKAKMLLPRPELDENENEIDLKKELVQKLMLYKQFKEVCEELKVLEDRRGKYYERGNTDQDLKIAREAKAQTLEEELSTFDLYKLMLVYERVMYNYSHRVQDVTHTVVKYPYSIEQQKKAIAELIEINKSLDFSQLAKNSENKVQFVYNFLAMLEMLQQKLLDIEIGLGFNNFWIEKKVS, from the coding sequence TTGACTTATTATTGTTTCTTTATAGAACGTGATGAGCTCAATATCCACGATATTCCCATTTCAAAAATAACGGATGATTTCCTGGCCTATATCCAACATATGCAGGCCCTAAACATTGAATTGGCTTCAGAATTTATTTTCGTAGCTTCAACATTGATGCGTATCAAGGCCAAAATGCTGTTGCCAAGGCCTGAACTGGACGAGAATGAAAATGAAATCGACCTTAAAAAGGAACTTGTCCAAAAACTTATGCTCTATAAGCAGTTTAAAGAAGTTTGTGAAGAGCTGAAAGTATTGGAGGATAGGAGAGGGAAGTATTATGAAAGAGGAAATACAGATCAAGATCTTAAAATTGCCCGTGAAGCTAAAGCCCAAACTCTAGAAGAGGAACTTTCTACATTCGACCTGTATAAACTGATGTTGGTATATGAAAGAGTGATGTATAACTATTCCCATAGAGTTCAAGATGTCACACATACCGTTGTAAAATATCCTTACAGCATAGAACAACAAAAGAAAGCAATTGCCGAATTAATTGAAATCAATAAATCATTGGATTTTTCGCAATTGGCAAAGAATTCTGAAAACAAAGTTCAATTTGTCTATAATTTCTTGGCTATGCTGGAAATGTTACAACAGAAATTATTAGATATTGAAATTGGTTTGGGATTCAATAATTTCTGGATTGAAAAGAAAGTTTCTTAG